In a genomic window of Virgibacillus sp. SK37:
- the glpT gene encoding glycerol-3-phosphate transporter produces MLKFFKPAPAKERLPEDKIDAEYKKLRFQVFMGIFIGYAAYYLIRKNFSLAMPYLTEEGFSKGELGLALSAISIAYGISKFVMATISDRSNARVFLVTGLILSAIINLLMGFIPFFTSTITIMFIMLFLNGWVQGMGWPPSGRVLVHWFSVSERGGKTAIWNVAHNVGGGLMAPLAIGGVSLATTYFGATFIGYEGVFILPALVAIVVAIIAFALIRDTPQSEGLPPIEEHRDDYPSKSKKTFETELTTKEILFKYVLNNKWVWAIAIANIFVYFVRYGVLDWAPTYLSEEKGFNMSESGIAYFLYEWAGIPGTLLCGYISDKVFKGRRGPAGVVFMLGVLVAVLVYWFNPAGNPLVDNIALIAIGFLIYGPVMLIGLQALDFVPKKAAGTAAGLTGFFGYIGGAVSANAIMGFVVQHFSWDAGFMLLTVSCALAVVLFAITWNVRGQEVVKNH; encoded by the coding sequence ATGTTGAAATTTTTTAAACCTGCTCCAGCCAAAGAAAGATTACCAGAGGATAAAATAGATGCTGAGTATAAAAAACTTAGATTTCAAGTCTTTATGGGAATATTCATTGGTTATGCAGCTTATTATTTAATTCGGAAAAACTTTTCACTTGCTATGCCTTATCTTACAGAAGAAGGTTTCTCAAAGGGGGAGTTAGGTTTAGCTTTATCTGCTATTTCCATTGCCTATGGAATAAGTAAATTTGTTATGGCAACGATCTCAGATCGAAGTAATGCTAGAGTTTTTCTAGTCACTGGTTTAATTTTGTCGGCAATTATAAATTTATTAATGGGATTTATTCCTTTTTTCACATCAACCATTACCATTATGTTTATAATGTTATTCCTTAACGGTTGGGTTCAAGGGATGGGCTGGCCACCTTCTGGACGTGTTCTTGTACATTGGTTTAGTGTGAGTGAACGTGGTGGTAAGACCGCTATTTGGAATGTAGCCCACAATGTGGGTGGAGGACTTATGGCTCCATTGGCTATCGGTGGTGTATCGCTTGCCACAACCTATTTTGGTGCAACCTTTATAGGCTATGAAGGGGTATTTATTTTACCGGCGTTAGTTGCTATCGTAGTTGCGATTATTGCTTTTGCATTGATTCGTGATACTCCACAATCAGAAGGTTTGCCTCCAATTGAAGAACATCGAGATGATTATCCAAGTAAATCTAAAAAAACATTCGAAACCGAATTAACTACAAAAGAAATTCTATTCAAATATGTACTAAATAATAAATGGGTTTGGGCTATTGCTATTGCTAATATTTTTGTTTATTTTGTACGTTATGGCGTGTTGGATTGGGCTCCAACCTATTTAAGTGAAGAAAAAGGTTTTAATATGAGCGAGTCCGGAATTGCCTACTTCCTATATGAGTGGGCAGGTATTCCTGGTACGTTGTTATGTGGTTATATTTCCGATAAAGTCTTTAAAGGCCGTCGCGGACCAGCTGGTGTTGTGTTTATGCTCGGTGTGCTAGTTGCAGTTCTTGTGTACTGGTTCAATCCTGCTGGTAACCCACTTGTAGACAATATTGCATTAATCGCCATTGGTTTCTTAATTTATGGTCCAGTTATGCTAATTGGCTTACAAGCTCTTGATTTTGTACCTAAAAAAGCTGCCGGTACTGCTGCTGGATTAACTGGTTTCTTTGGTTATATCGGTGGTGCTGTATCAGCAAATGCAATTATGGGCTTTGTAGTTCAGCACTTCAGCTGGGATGCTGGGTTTATGTTATTAACAGTTTCCTGTGCGCTTGCAGTGGTATTGTTTGCAATCACTTGGAATGTCCGAGGCCAAGAAGTTGTAAAAAATCATTAA
- a CDS encoding threonine/serine dehydratase produces the protein MITLQKIFEARDNIKDIVKQTPIFQSTLLSDLAGNNLFFKAEHLQRTGSFKIRGATNKVKQVAENGATFVTAASSGNHGQSVAYISNKLGVKATIVVPEDATSSKVKAIQAYHGSIETCGTTSAERLPRAKQLANENDGVFIPPYDDPFIIAGQGTIGLEILKQLDSVDIIVVPIGGGGLISGILTAIKEVKPSIQIIGVEPETANDTLLSLKKGEIVAIPQTKTMADGLRTSQPGSFTFPIVQKYIDDIVTVSEQEIQEALFLMLERTKQIIEPSSATTVAAVLNDKLNVRDKNIVCVLSGGNVDVSTLSSFFIK, from the coding sequence ATGATTACACTACAAAAAATATTCGAAGCCAGAGACAATATAAAAGATATTGTTAAACAAACACCGATCTTTCAATCTACATTACTTTCTGATTTGGCTGGTAACAACCTTTTCTTTAAAGCGGAGCATCTTCAACGTACAGGATCTTTTAAAATTAGAGGCGCAACGAACAAAGTAAAGCAGGTGGCGGAAAATGGGGCCACATTTGTAACGGCAGCCTCTTCAGGGAATCATGGACAGTCAGTGGCATATATTTCCAATAAGCTTGGAGTTAAAGCAACCATTGTTGTGCCAGAGGATGCTACATCAAGTAAGGTGAAGGCAATTCAAGCGTATCATGGGAGTATAGAGACGTGTGGCACTACTTCTGCTGAAAGATTGCCAAGGGCCAAACAGCTTGCAAATGAAAATGACGGTGTTTTTATTCCCCCATATGATGATCCGTTTATTATTGCTGGACAGGGCACTATCGGATTGGAAATCTTAAAACAGCTTGATTCCGTAGATATAATTGTAGTACCGATTGGAGGTGGAGGGCTAATCTCAGGTATACTAACAGCGATCAAAGAAGTGAAGCCATCCATTCAAATAATCGGGGTGGAACCGGAAACTGCAAATGATACGTTACTGTCCTTGAAAAAGGGAGAAATTGTTGCTATTCCGCAAACTAAAACGATGGCTGATGGCTTAAGGACAAGCCAGCCAGGAAGCTTCACATTTCCAATCGTACAGAAATATATTGATGACATTGTTACAGTTAGTGAACAAGAAATCCAGGAGGCACTCTTTCTTATGCTGGAGCGAACGAAGCAGATAATAGAGCCATCTAGTGCAACTACAGTTGCTGCTGTGCTGAATGACAAATTAAATGTGCGAGATAAAAATATTGTTTGTGTCTTATCGGGAGGAAATGTAGATGTAAGCACCTTGTCCTCATTCTTTATAAAGTAA
- a CDS encoding YciI family protein, which translates to MKYFAVFLPMLDEEKSKQYRPDHLSYLEEKSNEGKIFAKGRFTDGTGGLVIYKADALSEAEEMAKLDPYVVKGARNYEIREWDMVVTDS; encoded by the coding sequence ATGAAATATTTTGCTGTATTTTTACCTATGCTGGATGAAGAAAAGAGTAAGCAGTATCGACCAGATCACTTGAGTTATTTGGAGGAAAAAAGCAACGAAGGTAAGATCTTTGCCAAGGGACGTTTTACTGATGGGACAGGAGGACTAGTCATCTATAAAGCGGATGCCCTTTCAGAAGCAGAAGAAATGGCTAAATTGGATCCTTATGTAGTGAAAGGTGCAAGAAACTATGAAATTCGTGAATGGGATATGGTGGTAACTGACTCTTAA
- a CDS encoding penicillin acylase family protein translates to MGEQAYEFKDERKRKINKKKVILLTIGILLIIFIGLLIFVNAFINRSMPQLEGQIELPILKEEVTVITDSNGVPHIKATNNHDLYIAQGYMQAQNRMFQMEMSRRQASGTLSEIVGEKAINTDKYFRTLGLRRAAEESYAIYSEESREVLQNFADGVNAYIHEAIESNSLPVEFTLMGAKPADWIPLDSLTIGKYMAFDLGGHWERQAFNYYLLDEFDNEKAMELFPHYPKEKPTIIPNEEIDIASSFKHAIIPNTFNGSNNWVVSGKKTKSGMPLLADDPHLGLATPSIWLQMHLETEDLNVSGVIFAGVPGIILGHNEHIAWGVTNVGPDVQQLYLEKRNPDQPEEFLFEGKWEKAEVIDEPIEVADKAAVNFQVIETRHGPVVSEFAEESGKDTVLSLRWTALDPTTELEAILEINEAKNWKQFEKGLEKFLAPAQNFVFASKDGTIAYKANGSIPIYESGDDALLPLPGWEKEKEWKGFIPFDELPTVINPDKGYIATANNKVVGDEYPYHISNVWAQPYRYERIAEVLETNDSLTVEDMQDLQMDATNLQAREFIPIFSEVLEDSNLNKEEKQAMAILKEWEYADAKELSQPLIFHTWMEEIEKQIYEKDIPDSMMGMFGAKGQTTDELLRKAYNGDGSIWIDEAGGLEEVLYVSLKSTLTGLKDKFGSGMTTWAWGDYHKVQFDHPLSGVHPVLSYFFNNTDSMPVDGSSVTPMAAAYDAENGEVDHGASWRFVIDTNDMQTGYHIVGPGQFGHFKSKWYHDQIDDWVDENYHQTVLNETQGMKLNLVP, encoded by the coding sequence TTGGGTGAACAAGCATATGAGTTTAAGGATGAGAGAAAAAGAAAAATAAATAAAAAGAAAGTTATATTACTAACGATCGGGATTCTATTGATAATCTTTATAGGTTTACTTATTTTTGTAAACGCGTTCATTAATAGGTCTATGCCTCAACTCGAGGGGCAAATAGAACTTCCAATTCTGAAGGAAGAAGTTACCGTAATTACAGATTCTAATGGAGTTCCTCATATTAAAGCAACAAACAACCATGATCTCTATATTGCTCAAGGGTATATGCAAGCACAGAATCGTATGTTTCAAATGGAGATGTCAAGAAGGCAGGCATCCGGTACATTAAGTGAAATTGTTGGAGAAAAAGCAATTAATACAGATAAATATTTTCGTACACTTGGTTTGCGTCGAGCTGCTGAGGAATCTTATGCCATCTATTCCGAAGAGTCCAGAGAAGTTCTTCAGAATTTTGCGGACGGAGTAAATGCTTATATTCATGAAGCAATTGAAAGTAATAGCTTGCCCGTCGAATTTACCTTGATGGGAGCGAAGCCAGCAGATTGGATTCCGCTAGATTCCTTAACAATTGGTAAATACATGGCTTTTGACTTAGGAGGCCACTGGGAACGTCAAGCCTTCAATTATTATTTGCTGGATGAGTTTGACAATGAGAAAGCAATGGAGCTTTTCCCTCATTATCCGAAAGAGAAACCGACAATTATTCCAAACGAGGAAATCGACATTGCCAGCAGCTTTAAACATGCAATTATTCCAAACACATTTAACGGTAGCAATAATTGGGTCGTAAGTGGAAAAAAGACTAAGTCTGGTATGCCGTTATTGGCTGATGATCCACATTTGGGGTTAGCGACCCCATCCATATGGTTACAAATGCATTTGGAAACAGAGGATTTGAATGTCAGTGGGGTTATTTTCGCTGGTGTCCCAGGAATCATACTTGGTCATAATGAACATATTGCCTGGGGAGTAACCAATGTGGGTCCCGATGTACAGCAGCTCTATCTTGAAAAACGCAATCCGGATCAACCAGAGGAATTTCTATTTGAAGGGAAATGGGAGAAGGCTGAAGTTATTGACGAACCGATTGAAGTAGCAGACAAGGCAGCGGTAAACTTTCAAGTAATAGAGACACGTCATGGCCCTGTTGTATCTGAATTTGCCGAGGAAAGTGGAAAGGATACCGTTTTATCTTTACGCTGGACAGCATTAGACCCGACCACTGAGTTGGAGGCGATATTGGAAATAAATGAGGCAAAAAACTGGAAGCAATTTGAGAAGGGTTTGGAAAAATTCCTCGCACCTGCCCAGAATTTTGTTTTTGCTTCTAAAGACGGGACGATAGCATATAAAGCAAATGGTAGTATTCCTATTTATGAATCTGGAGATGATGCACTATTGCCTCTTCCAGGCTGGGAAAAAGAGAAGGAATGGAAGGGATTTATACCATTTGATGAACTACCGACGGTAATAAACCCTGATAAAGGTTATATTGCTACTGCGAATAATAAAGTAGTTGGAGACGAATATCCATATCATATTAGTAATGTGTGGGCACAACCATACCGTTATGAACGGATTGCTGAAGTATTAGAAACAAATGATTCATTAACTGTGGAAGATATGCAGGATTTACAAATGGATGCAACAAACCTGCAGGCGCGAGAGTTTATACCTATCTTTTCGGAAGTGTTAGAAGATAGTAACTTAAATAAAGAAGAAAAACAAGCGATGGCTATACTGAAAGAATGGGAGTACGCTGACGCTAAGGAATTGAGCCAACCACTGATTTTCCATACATGGATGGAGGAAATTGAAAAACAGATTTATGAAAAAGATATTCCTGACTCGATGATGGGGATGTTTGGTGCAAAAGGACAAACAACGGATGAACTGCTTCGGAAAGCATATAATGGAGATGGTTCGATTTGGATAGATGAAGCAGGTGGATTGGAAGAAGTGTTGTATGTTTCATTGAAAAGTACGCTAACTGGTTTAAAAGATAAATTTGGAAGTGGTATGACAACATGGGCATGGGGTGATTATCATAAAGTCCAATTTGATCATCCATTATCTGGAGTACATCCTGTATTATCCTATTTCTTCAATAACACAGATTCTATGCCGGTAGATGGCAGTTCTGTCACACCGATGGCTGCAGCTTATGATGCGGAGAACGGTGAAGTAGACCATGGAGCTTCATGGAGATTCGTTATCGACACAAATGATATGCAGACAGGTTATCACATTGTGGGGCCAGGTCAATTTGGTCATTTTAAGAGTAAGTGGTATCACGATCAGATAGATGATTGGGTAGATGAGAATTACCATCAGACAGTATTAAATGAAACACAAGGCATGAAATTAAATTTGGTACCTTAA
- a CDS encoding glycerate kinase, whose translation MKIVLAPDSFKGSLSSIEVANTMAAGILEIIPDAKPIKKPMADGGEGTMETLLSSTKGKKVHLSCTGPKGNKIETYYAISGETATIEIAKIVGLTMVPPSDRNPDHLTSYGVGEVMNHALNEGCTEFVMALGGSATNDGGIGLLQALGVEMYDSDDNRVGCYGADLHSIKKVCLSTLDVRWRNVRIKVACDVENSLIGSLGATKIYGPQKGLTDSQVEKYDNSMKNYGVLVGEEAGNQIIEVPGTGAAGGLAFALLAIGADLISGAKLVAETIQLDKIIQEADLVLTGEGQSDEQTLYGKAPGYVAEICVQHETPVVLLSGSLAGDLDVLRKSFSGCFSIINAPMSLNDSIENAGDLLYKQTKQVMNLIKQIK comes from the coding sequence ATGAAAATTGTACTTGCTCCCGATTCATTTAAGGGGAGTCTCTCTTCTATAGAAGTGGCGAATACAATGGCTGCAGGGATATTAGAAATAATCCCCGATGCTAAGCCAATAAAGAAACCAATGGCAGATGGAGGAGAAGGAACAATGGAGACATTACTTTCCTCAACAAAAGGCAAGAAAGTCCATCTGAGTTGTACAGGGCCTAAAGGTAACAAAATAGAAACCTATTATGCTATTTCAGGAGAAACAGCCACCATCGAGATTGCTAAAATTGTAGGATTGACAATGGTTCCTCCTAGCGACAGAAATCCAGATCACTTAACTAGCTATGGTGTTGGAGAAGTTATGAATCATGCCTTGAATGAAGGCTGTACAGAATTTGTTATGGCACTTGGTGGAAGTGCTACAAATGATGGTGGTATTGGACTGCTTCAGGCTTTAGGAGTTGAAATGTACGATTCGGATGATAATAGAGTTGGTTGTTATGGAGCGGATTTGCATTCAATTAAAAAAGTATGCTTGTCAACCTTAGATGTAAGATGGCGAAATGTTCGAATCAAAGTAGCATGTGACGTAGAAAATTCATTGATTGGGTCCTTAGGTGCAACGAAAATTTATGGACCTCAAAAAGGCTTGACTGATTCCCAAGTAGAAAAATATGATAATTCAATGAAAAATTATGGTGTATTAGTCGGTGAAGAAGCTGGTAATCAAATAATTGAGGTGCCTGGTACTGGAGCAGCAGGAGGACTGGCATTTGCTTTACTGGCGATTGGTGCCGACTTGATTTCCGGGGCAAAATTAGTTGCAGAAACTATTCAACTTGATAAAATAATTCAGGAAGCAGATCTTGTGCTCACTGGAGAAGGCCAAAGTGATGAGCAAACCCTCTATGGAAAAGCTCCCGGCTATGTTGCAGAAATCTGTGTACAGCATGAAACCCCTGTCGTATTACTCTCCGGAAGTTTAGCGGGAGATCTGGATGTATTAAGAAAGAGTTTCTCGGGCTGTTTTTCAATTATAAACGCACCGATGTCTCTAAATGATAGTATAGAAAACGCAGGAGACTTATTATATAAGCAAACAAAACAAGTAATGAATTTAATTAAGCAAATTAAATAA
- the rpiA gene encoding ribose-5-phosphate isomerase RpiA, protein MDTKQEELKKAAGEASIKYVEDGMKIGLGSGSTVYWFIQALGQYVKDGGRIEGIPSSEQTQRWAEEAGIPLTSFSKVTQLDVTIDGADEVDKRFQLIKGGGGALFREKIIAAAAKTLIIIVDETKMVEQLGRFPLPVEVLPFGWEVTAKHISELGGKPELRKKDGNVYRSDNGNYILDCSFPYIADPAILESQLQNIVGQVETGLFVGMADKVIVGRTDGVKVIEKKS, encoded by the coding sequence ATGGATACAAAGCAAGAAGAATTAAAAAAAGCAGCTGGTGAGGCATCAATAAAGTATGTGGAAGATGGAATGAAGATCGGACTTGGCTCAGGATCTACTGTCTACTGGTTCATTCAGGCGCTTGGTCAATACGTTAAAGATGGTGGAAGAATAGAAGGTATTCCCTCTTCGGAACAAACACAACGCTGGGCAGAAGAGGCTGGTATTCCACTTACAAGCTTTTCAAAGGTAACACAACTGGATGTAACTATTGATGGGGCAGACGAAGTGGATAAGAGGTTTCAACTTATTAAGGGTGGTGGTGGCGCGCTATTCAGAGAGAAAATAATTGCTGCAGCAGCTAAAACATTAATCATAATTGTAGATGAAACGAAAATGGTGGAACAATTAGGACGGTTTCCTTTACCAGTAGAAGTATTGCCATTTGGTTGGGAAGTTACTGCTAAGCACATTTCTGAGCTTGGGGGCAAACCTGAACTTCGAAAAAAAGATGGTAATGTATATAGGAGTGATAATGGCAACTATATACTGGACTGTAGTTTTCCATATATTGCTGATCCAGCAATACTGGAATCACAACTACAGAACATCGTTGGACAAGTTGAAACAGGATTATTTGTTGGTATGGCAGATAAAGTAATTGTAGGCAGAACAGATGGTGTTAAAGTTATCGAAAAGAAGAGCTAG
- a CDS encoding chemotaxis protein gives MTQKIAIAIIHGAGTPSKSFASKLINQILEKFSKQLPAQNAKDQLIFEPVYWSAIFANEQESLWEKMRQSSELDFPLLRRFVIEFLGDAVAYQPTTLENQNYDRVHALVAKSINRLREKAGPNAPLCVISHSLGTVVASNYFYDLQYRRMNMGKKTIDCTSINPLEQCETLTLFYTLGSPLALWSLRYMDFGSPVKVPATRMIEQYPQLQGEWLNFYDKDDVLAFPLKMVSEGYNKAVTKDVAVNAGGILTSWNPLSHNQYDAEKEVIQPIVTGLIQTWKAVNS, from the coding sequence ATGACACAAAAAATAGCTATTGCAATTATACATGGTGCTGGTACTCCAAGTAAGAGTTTTGCCAGCAAACTAATTAATCAGATTTTGGAGAAATTTTCTAAGCAATTACCAGCTCAAAACGCAAAAGACCAACTTATTTTTGAACCAGTATATTGGTCCGCGATTTTTGCTAATGAGCAGGAAAGCCTTTGGGAAAAGATGCGACAATCCTCTGAATTAGATTTCCCCTTGTTAAGAAGGTTTGTAATAGAATTCCTTGGAGATGCTGTTGCATATCAACCTACAACGCTAGAAAATCAAAATTACGACAGAGTGCATGCTTTAGTGGCCAAATCAATAAATAGATTAAGGGAAAAAGCCGGCCCAAACGCCCCGCTATGTGTAATAAGTCATAGCCTGGGGACAGTAGTGGCAAGCAATTATTTTTATGATTTACAATATAGAAGAATGAATATGGGAAAAAAGACGATTGATTGTACAAGTATAAACCCACTAGAACAATGTGAAACTTTGACATTGTTTTATACACTGGGAAGCCCGCTGGCGTTATGGTCACTACGCTATATGGATTTTGGTTCACCAGTAAAGGTTCCTGCAACAAGGATGATAGAACAATATCCTCAGCTCCAAGGAGAGTGGCTAAATTTCTACGATAAAGATGATGTACTTGCATTCCCGCTGAAAATGGTAAGTGAAGGGTATAATAAAGCAGTAACAAAAGATGTCGCAGTGAATGCAGGTGGGATATTAACAAGCTGGAATCCTTTATCCCATAATCAATATGATGCGGAAAAAGAGGTCATTCAACCAATCGTAACGGGGCTAATACAAACCTGGAAGGCTGTTAATAGTTGA